The Desulfuromonadales bacterium genomic interval AGGAACGCGTATTTGAGCCTGCCCTTGCCGTGGCTGCCCAGCACGATCAGGTCGGCGTCGATGCGGTCGGCCATTTCGAGGATCTGGTCGACCGGATGGCCGTGATGCACCTCGATGTCGGCAATCCGGTCGATGTCCTCGGGGTGGTCGACCAGCTCCTCCTTGGCGAAGGCATGCAGGCGCAGGCGGATCTGATCATTGACCTCCTTCTTGTGCTCCAGCTCGAAGTCGGCCAGCTTGTCCTCGCCCATCACCGTCGAGATGTAATTGAGCATTGCCGGCTCGACCTCGGGCAGCACGTGCAGCAGGTAGATCCGCGCGTTGTTGCAGCGGGCCAGGCCGATGGCATGGCGGAAGGCGTGGGCGGCATTGTCGGTGAGGTCGGTAGCGTAGAGAATCGTCTTGTATCTCGGGATCATGACTGCCCTCCTCAGGCGTTCACGGACGCGGCGGGGGCCATGCCGGCGCGCATCTTCTGCCAGGCGAAAATGACGCCGTACAGGGCCAGGCCGATGAGGTACATCCAGTTCTTGTTCGCCACCCCGACCAGGCCGGCAAAGAAGCCCGGCCGGAACATGATGGCCGTCACCAGCAGCAGCAGCGGGATGTCGAACCAGCGGTTGCGGGTCACGAACCAGCCCTGGGTTGCCGAGGCGAAGGCGAACATGCCGACCGTGGTCATGACGAAGATGTAGAAGGCCATGGCGAAGCTGTCGACGCCGAGCAGCAGCATGTTGGTGTTGAAGATGAACATGAAGGGGAGGATCGCGGTGCGGATGTCGTAGATGAAGCCCTGGATGCCGGTCTCGATCGGGTCGCTCTTGGCGATGGCCGCCGCCGCGAAGGCCGCCAGGCCGACCGGCGGCGTGATGTCCGCCAGGATGCCGAAGTAGAAGACGAACATGTGGGCGGCGATCAGGGGGACGGCCACCCCCTGCCATTCGGCGATGGTGACGATGGCGGGAGCGGTGAGCGAGGCCATGACGATGTAGTTGGCGGTGGTCGGCAGGCCCATGCCGAGGATCAGGCTGGCGATGGCGGTAATGAAGAGCATCAGCACGAAGTTGCCCATGCTCAGGGTGTCGATGATGCCGGTGATCAGCCCGCCGAGGCCCAGGGTGACGACGCCGACGATAATCCCCGCCGCCGCGGTCGCCGCGGCGACGCTGACCATGTTGCGGGCGCCGGCGATCAGGGCGGCGACGATATCCCCGAAGCCCGCCAGCAGTCCGCCCGGGAAGGCGTCGCCGCGCAGCCGCGCGCGCACCACGCCCTGGATGAGCATCAAGCCCATCAGGACCAGGATGGCCCGAAAGGCGGCCATGTCGGGGGAGTGGCGCGGCACGATCAATTCATAGAGCAGGACGAAGATCGGGATCAGGTAGTGGAAGCCGTTGCGCAGGGTGTAGAAGAAGCGCGGCAGGTCGGCTTTGGGCAGCCCCTTCATCCCCAGCTTGCAGGCTTCCAGGTGGGTCAGGTAGAAGAGGGTGCAGTAGGAAGCGAAGGCCGGCACGGCGGCCGCCTTGCAGACCTCCAGATACGGGATGTTGACATACTCGGCGATGATGAAGGCCGCGGCGCCCATGACCGGCGGCATCAGCTGACCGTTGGTGCTCGCCGCCACCTCGACGGCGGCCGCCTTCTTGGCCGGGTAGCCGACCTTCTTCATCAGCGGGATGGTGAAGGTGCCGGTGGTGACGACGTTGGCGATGGAGGAGCCGGAGACCAGGCCGGTGAAGCCGCTGGAGAGGACCGCCGCCTTGGCCGGCCCCCCCTTGTAGCGGCCGAGCAGGCTCATCGCCAGGTCGATGAAGAAACGCCCGGCGCCCGCCCGCTCGAGCATGGCGCCGAAGAGGACGAAGAGAAAGACGATGCGCGCCGACACGTCGAGGGGGATGCCGTAGATCCCCTCGGTGGTCAGGGCGATCTGCCCGATGTAGCGCGAGACGCTGACCCCCTTGAACGCCAGGATGTCGGGCATGTAGGGGCCCAGGAAGCAGTAAAGGGTCCCGATCGTGGCGAGGATCGGCAGGGCGGGGCCGATGACGCGGCGGGCCGCTTCGAGCAGGATCACCACCAGGAAGATGCCGATGATCAGGTCGCGGCTGCTCGGGCTGCCGACGCGGGCGGCGAGGCCCTGGTAGTCGATGGCGATGTACAGCGCCGCCAGGCAGGCGAGAATGGCGATGACGTAGTCGGCCAGCGGGATCTTGTGCTTCTCGCCGAGCCAGGTCAGGCCGGGGATGCGCACGTCGCGCTTCAGGGTCGGGTAGGAGAGAAAGATGATGAAAAAGGCGAACGCCAGATGGATGGAGCGGATGATGGTGGAGTCGAGCATCAGCCAGCTCGACAGGGAGAGCTGGAACAGCGACCAGCACAGGGCCACCGCCGGAACGATCCAGGCCGTCGGCCCGGTCACCCGGCGCAGGCCGAGCTCTTCCTCTTCCTTCAGGCGCTGGGCGACTTCAATTCCCTCGTCCCGGATTTCCTTTTCCTGCTCTGCCATGGCTGTCCACCTCTTCTCGAGATTATCTGGTCGTATCGTTGCATAGGGGCACGGCGCGCCGTGCCCCTGTATTCTCGTGAGAACGCTTTATTTGATCAATCCGGCTTCCTTGAAATACTTGGCGGCGCCGGGATGCAGCGGGGCGGAATTACCCTGCAACATGTTTTCCTTGGTCAGCACGTCGAGAGCCGGGTGCAGCTTGCGCAGTTCCTCGATGTTCTCGAAGACTTCCTTGGTCACGGTGTAGACCACGTCCTCGGGGACGTCCGCCGAAGTGCAGATGGTCGCCTTGACGCCGAAGGTGGGGACGTCGGCCGTGTTGGCCACGCCGGGATAGGGCGCGACGGGGATCATCGCCGGAGCGTAGTAGGGCTGATCGACGACCAGTTTCTTCACCATCTCGGCGGAGACCGGGACGAAGGCGACCTTGCGGGCGCCGGCGACGGCTTCCTTGACCGAGCCGTTGGGGTGGCCGACGGTGTAGAAGAAGGCGTCGATGCGGCCGTCCTGCAGCATGCCGGCGGCTTCGGCGGGCTTGATCCCCTCGACCTTGAGGTCCTTGTCGACATTGATGCCGGCGGTCTTGAAGAGGTCGGTGGCATTGACGCGCTGGCCGGTGCCGGGAGCGCCGATGTTGACGATCTTGCCCTTGAGGTCGGCCACGCTCTTGATGTTCTTGTCGGCCGCGGCCAGGATGGTCACCGCCTCGGGATGGATGGCGAACATGGCGCGCAGCTTGGCCTGGGGCTTGCCTTCCCACTCGCCGAGGCCTTTGAAGGCCTGGTATTGCAGGTCGGACTGGACGACGCCCATCTCGATGTCGCCGTTCATCAGGGCGTTGACGTTGAAGACCGAGCCGCCGGTCGACTCGACGGTCATGCGCAGGTTGTACTGCTGGCGCTTGGCGTTGACCAGCTTGCTGATCGCCCCGCCGGTCGGGTAGTAGACGCCGGTGACGCCGCCGGTCCCCATGGTGACGTAGCGCGGTGCGGCGTAGCTCGCGGCCACGCTGGCGAGGACGAACACCGTCGTCATCAGTACTGCTGCCACTCTTTTCATTTCTCTCCTCCTTGACTGGGTGAAGTACGGAACCATCCGCCGGCATCATGCCGTTTACTAAAAATGGATATCAGCAAGGGCGGTGCCAATCGCGCCAACTGATCGCAACATGCTTTAATCACGGGGAATAATGACGTTTTATCGCCTTGGGCAAACCCGGCGAAGGGGTATAACCATGGTTATGGGAGGAAAGCCGGGCGAGGGGAAATTGTCATGCAATTACAGCAACTTCAAAGGAAAATAACCATGGTTATGACCATAACCACGGTTATGCAGGTTGGCGAAGGCTCCGGGAGAGGAAAACTGGCGGGGAAACGGGAGAGCAAGGCCTGTCCGGCCACCTGCGCCGCCGCAAGAATCGGGTTGAACCGCAACGGGCGGCAGGTCATGATAGACCCGTAGGCATCCGGACACGGGAGGCGAGCATGACCGGCGATTACCAGCGGATCGAGCAGGCGATCCGCTTCCTGAGCGAAAACTTCCGGCAGCAGCCGAGCCTGGCGCGGGTTGCCGCCCAGGTCGGCCTGAGCGAGTTCCACTTCCAGCGTCTCTTCCGCCGCTGGGCCGGCGTGAGCCCGAAACGTTTCCTGCAGTTCCTCACCGCCGAGTACGCCAGGAGCGTGCTGCAGGCCTCGGGGAGCGTCCTCGAGGCGGCCTGGGAATCGGGGCTCTCGGGGGGCGGCCGGCTGCACGATCTCACCGTCGCGCTGCACGCCGCCACGCCCGGCGAAATCAAGAGCCACGGCGCCGGCCTGACCATCCGCTACGGCTTCCACCCCACCCCCTTCGGCGAGGCCCTGATCGCCGCCACGGCACGGGGAATCTGCGCCCTCGCCTTTCTCCAGGGGAGCCGTGAAGAGGTGCTGTCGAAGGTGCGTCCGCCGTGGAAAAACGCCGCCTTCGTCCCCGACCAGAAGGCCACCGGCGCCCTGGCCGAGCGCCTCTTTTCCCGGGAGCAGCAAAGCGGAGTGCCCCTTGTCCTCCACGTCCAGGGGACGAACTTCCAGATCAAGGTCTGGCAGGCCCTGCTGTGCCTGCCGGCAGGGTCCGCTGCCACCTACGGCGACATCGCCGCCGCCATCGGCACCCCCGGCGCCGCCCGCGCCGTGGGGTCAGCCATCGGGCAAAACCCCGTCGCCTGGCTCATCCCCTGCCACCGGGTGATCCGCAAGACCGGCATTCTGGGCGAATACCGCTGGGGGGCGATGCGCAAGAAGGCGATGCTCGGGTGGGAGGCGGCGCAGGAGGAGGGGTGAATTTCTCACCGCCATACTCGCGCAACCAATCGACACAATCAGGGTGCAGAAACCAGGAGCTCGCGGGCTGATCAAAAATGCCCGGATGCAAGGCGCCCGAAATCCTGAGGAATAAGGCGTACCTGGAAGGTACGTCGTTGACGAAGGATGAGGGCAACGCCGCAGACGGGCGTTTTTCATCAGCCTTTCAGAGCAGCGCGTCGATGGCCTCGAAGTCGAGGTCACTCTCGGCCATGTTGCGCACCAGGGCGAGCTTTTCGGCGTCCTCGGCGGTGATCTTGGAGACGTCGCCGGTGACGATGGAGAAGGCCTCGGAGTTGGTGATCTCGGTACGCAGATAGGGGACCTGGCTGTCGTCGAGAATGGTCTGGGTGATCCCGGAAATCGGGTTGAAACCGGCAATGACGAGTCCGGCGATTTTGGTTTGGTATTCAGGGAGGTGATAAAGGGAGGAAGCGGTGACGATCAGTTCGTCGCGGGTGCTGTTGATCACCATCAGCGTCGACTCCTCGAGCAGGTCGATGACCCGCTGGGAGGAGGCGGCGCCGAGCTGGATATGGTGGATGATGCGCTGGGCCTCCTCCGGAGCCGCCCGCAGCGGCCGCTCCAGGATCTTGGCGATGCGGGCGAGGGTCGGATTGGCGAGAATCGGCGAATAGTTGAAGCCCCCCTGCAACGTCACCCCGAGATCGCGAAAAGCCAGTTGCAGGTAGTGCAGGGTCGACTCGCGCTTGTCGGCCTGCAGCTTGTTGACCAGCACCAGCTTGACCGGCACCCCCTCCTGGCGGAAGAGGGCAAGGTTGAGAACCACGGAATCGGTGGCGTTGCCGATGCCGCCGCCGGCGACGATCATCACCGGC includes:
- a CDS encoding universal stress protein, coding for MIPRYKTILYATDLTDNAAHAFRHAIGLARCNNARIYLLHVLPEVEPAMLNYISTVMGEDKLADFELEHKKEVNDQIRLRLHAFAKEELVDHPEDIDRIADIEVHHGHPVDQILEMADRIDADLIVLGSHGKGRLKYAFL
- a CDS encoding TRAP transporter permease, giving the protein MAEQEKEIRDEGIEVAQRLKEEEELGLRRVTGPTAWIVPAVALCWSLFQLSLSSWLMLDSTIIRSIHLAFAFFIIFLSYPTLKRDVRIPGLTWLGEKHKIPLADYVIAILACLAALYIAIDYQGLAARVGSPSSRDLIIGIFLVVILLEAARRVIGPALPILATIGTLYCFLGPYMPDILAFKGVSVSRYIGQIALTTEGIYGIPLDVSARIVFLFVLFGAMLERAGAGRFFIDLAMSLLGRYKGGPAKAAVLSSGFTGLVSGSSIANVVTTGTFTIPLMKKVGYPAKKAAAVEVAASTNGQLMPPVMGAAAFIIAEYVNIPYLEVCKAAAVPAFASYCTLFYLTHLEACKLGMKGLPKADLPRFFYTLRNGFHYLIPIFVLLYELIVPRHSPDMAAFRAILVLMGLMLIQGVVRARLRGDAFPGGLLAGFGDIVAALIAGARNMVSVAAATAAAGIIVGVVTLGLGGLITGIIDTLSMGNFVLMLFITAIASLILGMGLPTTANYIVMASLTAPAIVTIAEWQGVAVPLIAAHMFVFYFGILADITPPVGLAAFAAAAIAKSDPIETGIQGFIYDIRTAILPFMFIFNTNMLLLGVDSFAMAFYIFVMTTVGMFAFASATQGWFVTRNRWFDIPLLLLVTAIMFRPGFFAGLVGVANKNWMYLIGLALYGVIFAWQKMRAGMAPAASVNA
- a CDS encoding AAA family ATPase, whose protein sequence is MARKIFIAATGQNSGKTTTSLSLMHLARKKYGRVGFIKPLGPKPTPFRGGFYDKDAVLMAEVFGLEEQIGLMSPVVLHPGSTKDILDGRIAAAGLRQRMAEALAELDARNDFLIIEGSGHGGVGSVIGLSNAAVARLAGAPVMIVAGGGIGNATDSVVLNLALFRQEGVPVKLVLVNKLQADKRESTLHYLQLAFRDLGVTLQGGFNYSPILANPTLARIAKILERPLRAAPEEAQRIIHHIQLGAASSQRVIDLLEESTLMVINSTRDELIVTASSLYHLPEYQTKIAGLVIAGFNPISGITQTILDDSQVPYLRTEITNSEAFSIVTGDVSKITAEDAEKLALVRNMAESDLDFEAIDALL
- a CDS encoding methylated-DNA--[protein]-cysteine S-methyltransferase, translated to MTGDYQRIEQAIRFLSENFRQQPSLARVAAQVGLSEFHFQRLFRRWAGVSPKRFLQFLTAEYARSVLQASGSVLEAAWESGLSGGGRLHDLTVALHAATPGEIKSHGAGLTIRYGFHPTPFGEALIAATARGICALAFLQGSREEVLSKVRPPWKNAAFVPDQKATGALAERLFSREQQSGVPLVLHVQGTNFQIKVWQALLCLPAGSAATYGDIAAAIGTPGAARAVGSAIGQNPVAWLIPCHRVIRKTGILGEYRWGAMRKKAMLGWEAAQEEG
- a CDS encoding TAXI family TRAP transporter solute-binding subunit, with the translated sequence MKRVAAVLMTTVFVLASVAASYAAPRYVTMGTGGVTGVYYPTGGAISKLVNAKRQQYNLRMTVESTGGSVFNVNALMNGDIEMGVVQSDLQYQAFKGLGEWEGKPQAKLRAMFAIHPEAVTILAAADKNIKSVADLKGKIVNIGAPGTGQRVNATDLFKTAGINVDKDLKVEGIKPAEAAGMLQDGRIDAFFYTVGHPNGSVKEAVAGARKVAFVPVSAEMVKKLVVDQPYYAPAMIPVAPYPGVANTADVPTFGVKATICTSADVPEDVVYTVTKEVFENIEELRKLHPALDVLTKENMLQGNSAPLHPGAAKYFKEAGLIK